CGGGGCCACTTGTAGCCACCGCTGGTCGTGGTGTTTCCATTTTCGGGGAGGATGGTTCCAGAGGGAGGTAGTCCTTGATGCTCATAGATGTAGTTGAGGCGGTTTTCATCTGAGAAACTGTCGCCAAAATTGACTAGGTTTTGGAGGTTCAGGCAAGAGGATGCCGCGAGGTGCACCATGGTGGCGAAGACAAGAATGGACTTCATGGTGAATAGTCGAGAAGAAGTGGGAAGAGAACGCTCAGAGCTGCTGGTTGCTGGCAAGTTGCTTGTCTAACTTGAAGCGAAGGCTTGACTCTGCCTTTATACATGAAAAGGAGTCTAGGATCATAGTTCAGCTGGCCAAAGTGGTAATTGACCCGGGTGGCGGTGTATCTAGGTAAGGACTGGATAATTTACCCATCTGGTCAATGAGCATCAGAAATGGATAGGAACTGGATTCAGATTGAACCAAGTTTTCAGCTCTTGACCAAGCCAGACGCAACCAAGATCTTGGGGAAGTGGGCCAGTATTACGCCCAGCATTTGCTCTAGATGCAACTCTTGATATTTTTCCTAAAGCGACATAGCGGGATCCGCACATTGCAACATTGATCCCGACACGCCAAGAGTCAGCCCGTTTTTCGGCCTTTGCCGATGATTGTCCCTTGTAGTGCTGTGAAGCGACAGCATCCGCTACACCAACTTGACCCGTCTCCGTTGACCAAAGATGTATTCATCCTCAGCAGGCTGGTTCACATTCCATCTGAAAAAGCCCAGCCGTTGAAAAGCCCCTTGGTCATTCTCGTAGGTAGCGATACCCTCAACATAGTACAGCCGGAGTGGATCGCTCTTCTTCCTACCCGTTATGTCAATAGTTTTGTCTAGAAGTATATAGTAGACACATGTAGCCGTGGTGGGAAGCTCATCTACATCTAGGTCAAGGGTGATCCGGATGCCCTGGCCTTTTGACGAGTCGTGGCGAAATTGGTCTAAACTGCGACAGACGATATCGCACTCGGCCTCCAGATACACTTCATCTGGCTCAGAAGAGACGTGCAAAAGCGAGAAGCCTTTATATGGTCGCACGGAGGATATTCCATAGGAATAAAAATTGATATGGTAGTCCAGACAACCCCAAGACCATGTTGGGGCTCTTTTGGATCTACTCGTGACAGGCTGGGAAGGGCCGGCTTGGGATCGTGACCAGAGAAGCTGTAATGGGAGACAAGCCATCCATGTGCCCGCAATATATGTCCTGTCCATAGCGGTTGACAAGTGCTTCGACTGCAGTAGTTCGTTCGCTATGCCCTGCACAGCATGAAGTCGATCATCAGCCACAGTGAGCGACCGCGTAGTAAACTCGAAGAGCATGCCGCTCCACATTCCACCAAGGAATACTGGCGACATCCAGCCGTCTCCGCCGCTTTTGTGGTAAGTTTCAAACTCGTCGAAAAGCTTGGTTCCAAACGAGAACAGCTTCGGGCTCTTCTCTCGCTTGAGGttgccgaggttgaggaacATTTCGTGCTGGGGCTTGCAGTGGCAATGCAAGTCGTAATCTGAAAAGATCAGGATGCGTCGGGAGAGAACTGCTTCTTGAAAAGCCCAGCCACGAGTCCGTAAGGGCAATGGGTGTGTATCAGCCGGGATACCCTCCGCCGCCAGAATCACTGTACCAACTCGAGGCTGCTTCGGGAGGTAGATTGGCATTGTACATGAGTGTTCCAGTGTATTATCCCTGGCAATTTTGAGGAAACCGTCTGAAGCCTTTCGGGCATGTGCAGATGCGATGGTGACGACGGCATTCCGGTAGACTGTGCCCATTTTACCAATCTCGGATAGTTTATCTTCTGGGCTAtcttggatgatgcagagAGCATCAATCCAGAGGTATCGAATTCCAAGTCTCCGTGTGACGTAGACAGCGTCTTTGAGGGTCTGTGGGAGCTTATCAATCTCAACTCCAGACATCAGGGTCTGAACGTTGCTCTTGGTGGCGGTTAGAGGCTGAGGCCCGCCCCAGCAGTAACTCAGTACTGCGTACCTCTCAAATCTGCTGGCCGTCTGATCTTGCAAACGGATAATAGGACCAAGGCTGGGCTCAACGTCCAGAACACGGGTAGGAAGCTGAGATTTCTCAGGAGGAAGGCATCTCTCATGACGTCCTCCTACACAATCATCAAGCCATGTCTTTGCTTGTTGCATAAtgtcgccgtcgaggaagTTGGTATGCGTAGTTCGATTAAAGAAGTACTTTGATGCAGGATCGTCTTGTAACTTATGAGTATTATAAGGCTTCACGGCCGAATATACTTACCAAAAGAGGCCATTATTGCGATAGATATCTGGCTGTCCCATGACCATCGTTCTTCCGGGGCTTTTGGCGGCTTCTCGTGATCAACATACCCGCCATCTAGCCACACCCTGTCGCCCAAACTATCGCGTAGACGTTTCTCCCAATCTTTGGTGGTATACCGTGTAAAGCCAGGCGGAGGGCTCTGCCTAGATCCCCGCGAGACAAACCAGATGTATCTATCTTTCTGCTTTTCAGAGTATTGGACCTGCTTGTCAACGCCCAACTTGTGTCGGGGATGCTCCCACCCGCTGCGAAGAATGATCTCGCACAGCCGGCACCCCTGATTGATGCTTTCTAGGAGCTGGTGCATATTGGAATGACGATAACCGGGTAAAGTTCCCAAGGATCTGAGGCCCTCGGGAGTGCATATCATGCCAACGCAAGCCTTACAGTACCCGGCTTTCCTGGCGACGGATCTCGCAGAGCCAGGGTCCCATGCTTGGAGAATGAAGTCCATGGCGGACACCTACAAGTTGGCGTGGTGTTGGTTTCAAGGGGGAAGGAACTGAACTCGGTGTTGGGGGGATGGTTTGGGGGGCCGTTAATGACTAGGCTCTCAAACTTGGTGATAAGCAATGAGAGTCTTTTAGCCCGGGGAGTCCTACCAACAATGCATTATAGTAAGCGGGCTCTGGGCTCTCGGTGGCTAAATTTATGCAATGTGACGGGGACCTCGTGCATCAGGCTGAGACCTTCTTGCTGCCTGGATTGGAGCCCGTCGTGAGAAGTGCCACCCAGCAAACCAATAATCAACGCTTGGCCTTAAAGGTGAAGAAACCATAACTCGCTATCTTTGACCGTCCACCTGTGCGAGGTATATTCTAGTTACACCTTGATCCCTTGTCTTCGAATCTCACCATGGCGTCGCTGGACGAGACGAAGAAGTCGATAGAGGAGCTCGGCTACTTTTGTCAACAGGATCCCGACGTAGGACAACGAGTTGATGCGATTTTTGAAGAAATCGGGTATCACTTCAGGAACAAACCCGGCTTGACAttcatcaagaccaacatATTCGAAAACCAGGTACGATGGACCAACTCTCCAACGCCATAGCCAAAATGTACTAACAGACAGAAGAAAGTCCGGTCCACTGTTGAATCCTTCTTCCCGAAATCTTCCTTGGCTGCCATAAAGTCATTCGGGCCAACCGATTACGACTGCTGTTTTATAAATCGGTTTCATCCAGAGCTCAGGGTCT
This window of the Fusarium keratoplasticum isolate Fu6.1 chromosome 3, whole genome shotgun sequence genome carries:
- a CDS encoding HET domain-containing protein, with protein sequence MDFILQAWDPGSARSVARKAGYCKACVGMICTPEGLRSLGTLPGYRHSNMHQLLESINQGCRLCEIILRSGWEHPRHKLGVDKQVQYSEKQKDRYIWFVSRGSRQSPPPGFTRYTTKDWEKRLRDSLGDRVWLDGGYVDHEKPPKAPEERWSWDSQISIAIMASFDDPASKYFFNRTTHTNFLDGDIMQQAKTWLDDCVGGRHERCLPPEKSQLPTRVLDVEPSLGPIIRLQDQTASRFERYAVLSYCWGGPQPLTATKSNVQTLMSGVEIDKLPQTLKDAVYVTRRLGIRYLWIDALCIIQDSPEDKLSEIGKMGTVYRNAVVTIASAHARKASDGFLKIARDNTLEHSCTMPIYLPKQPRVGTVILAAEGIPADTHPLPLRTRGWAFQEAVLSRRILIFSDYDLHCHCKPQHEMFLNLGNLKREKSPKLFSFGTKLFDEFETYHKSGGDGWMSPVFLGGMWSGMLFEFTTRSLTVADDRLHAVQGIANELLQSKHLSTAMDRTYIAGTWMACLPLQLLWSRSQAGPSQPVTSRSKRAPTWSWGCLDYHINFYSYGISSVRPYKGFSLLHVSSEPDEVYLEAECDIVCRSLDQFRHDSSKGQGIRITLDLDVDELPTTATCVYYILLDKTIDITGRKKSDPLRLYYVEGIATYENDQGAFQRLGFFRWNVNQPAEDEYIFGQRRRVKLV